A window of Apium graveolens cultivar Ventura chromosome 8, ASM990537v1, whole genome shotgun sequence contains these coding sequences:
- the LOC141678037 gene encoding uncharacterized protein LOC141678037 — protein MLKHMITQNNNQIQTLKTLIKTLIFKTHISNFHNSIKPTQLSNPAIDFILNEVEDLRSSKTEPKNTQFQEPSVRESVSKEKASVEISHQWPEWVEFMEHLLKKGYFGEVGEGELGGKDANRIRTACLNFGRHRFDVIRSLSRKDIQVIAGSGCPSLDRKVVNSGKRLRAHVGIDEGTVCSTCTLRGDCERAYVKAREDEWGRTVDVMRFVLTYGLHSITGLVENKQCLNEKVKKSVRRILKNSVELSMVELDDNLPKESPSKRKSSMERSSVHQADSQIKAGSPVHSVPVKQGDWICPTCNFLNFARNIKCLRCDRLDKERLQKLGKDEDHLPLKKGDWICETCNFFNFAKNTRCYHCKEKPPPRKINPGEWECESCNYINFRKNMACLKCDHRRPKASNSFATSTLTNNSNGENCQSRPYFGQGRQVEDARENKWIFVEDGREDQDASNSWNVNPSLVDFPVVGGKTDLSQNVQQQARWKQEMAERNKNVFEAKENADEFKATIMERRRKFSETAQDEEMAGWFGCNGSEG, from the exons ATGCTCAAACACATGATAACCCAAAACAATAATCAAATTCAAACCCTCAAAACCCTAATAAAAACTCTAATTTTCAAAACCCACATTTCCAATTTTCACAATTCAATAAAACCCACCCAACTTTCAAACCCTGCAATAGACTTCATATTGAACGAAGTTGAAGACCTCCGATCATCAAAAACAGAACCCAAAAACACCCAATTTCAAGAGCCATCTGTTCGAGAAAGCGTGTCGAAAGAGAAGGCTAGTGTGGAAATATCTCACCAGTGGCCTGAATGGGTGGAGTTTATGGAGCATTTATTGAAGAAAGGGTACTTTGGTGAGGTTGGAGAAGGAGAATTGGGTGGGAAGGATGCGAATCGAATACGCACTGCTTGTCTTAATTTCGGGCGCCATCGGTTCGATGTTATAAG GTCCTTATCAAGAAAAGATATTCAGGTGATTGCAGGATCTGGATGTCCTAGCCTGGACAGGAAAGTTGTCAATTCTGGGAAGCGTCTCAGGGCACATGTGGGAATAGATGAAGGAACT GTTTGCAGCACCTGCACATTAAGGGGAGATTGCGAGAGAGCGTATGTGAAGGCACGTGAAGATGAATGGGGGAGGACTGTGGATGTCATGAGATTTGTATTAACATATGGGCTTCATTCCATTACTGGCCTAGTGGAGAACAAGCAATGTCTGAATGAAAAGGTTAAGAAATCAGTTCGAAGAATACTTAAAAATTCAGTGGAGCTTAGTATGGTTGAACTTGATGATAATTTACCAAAAGAGAGCCCTTCCAAGCGGAAGTCATCTATGGAAAGAAGTTCAGTCCACCAGGCAGATAGTCAAATTAAAGCGGGAAGTCCAGTCCATAGTGTTCCAGTGAAGCAGGGTGATTGGATATGCCCCAC ATGCAACTTTCTAAATTTTGCTAGAAACATTAAGTGCTTGCGGTGTGATCGATTAGACAAAGAAAGACTACAAAAATTAGGGAAGGATGAAGATCATCTTCCACTAAAGAAGGGTGACTGGATCTGTGAGAC ATGCAATTTCTTTAACTTTGCGAAGAATACAAGATGTTATCACTGCAAAGAAAAGCCTCCACCGCGGAAAATAAATCCTGGAGAGTGGGAATGTGAATC gtGCAACTATATCAACTTTCGGaaaaatatggcatgtttgaaATGTGATCACAGACGGCCAAAAGCATCCAACTCTTTTGCCACTTCTACCCTCACAAATAACAGTAATGGCGAGAATTGTCAATCTAGGCCTTATTTCGGACAAGGGAGACAAGTTGAAGATGCCAGGGAAAATAAGTGGATATTTGTGGAAGATGGGAGGGAAGACCAAGATGCTTCCAACTCATGGAATGTGAATCCTAGTCTGGTTGATTTTCCGGTAGTGGGAGGTAAGACAGACCTGTCCCAGAATGTGCAACAGCAAGCAAGGTGGAAGCAAGAAATGGCAGAGAGGAACAAGAACGTATTTGAAGCAAAAGAAAATGCTGATGAGTTTAAGGCTACCATAATGGAGAGACGTCGAAAGTTTTCTGAAACTGCTCAAGATGAAGAGATGGCTGGATGGTTTGGGTGTAATGGATCTGAAGGCTGA
- the LOC141679141 gene encoding nudix hydrolase 17, mitochondrial-like isoform X2, with amino-acid sequence MVCIVSRTGRHLQKYSKGRRLVVGCIPYRFKNGNHDIYDDDYELEVLVVSSQKGQKMMFPKGGWELDESVEEAASRESLEEAGVVGHVQHELGTWCYKSKSRDIYHEGYMFPLLVTEQLELWPEKNSRQRVWMTVEEAKEVCDASWMKEALDRLVDRLSASG; translated from the exons ATGGTGTGTATAGTTTCTCGCACAGGAAGGCATTTACAGAAATACAGCAAAGGTCGTCGTCTTGTTGTAGG ATGTATTCCGTACAGATTTAAAAACGGGAATCATGACATTTATGATGATGATTATGAATTAGAAGTCCTTGTAGTCAGTTCACAAAAAGGCCAAAAAATGATGTTCCCAAAG GGAGGTTGGGAACTTGATGAATCTGTAGAAGAAGCAGCATCTAGGGAATCCCTTGAAGAAGCCGGGGTTGTTGGCCATGTCCAA CATGAATTAGGGACATGGTGTTACAAAAGCAAAAGCCGCGACATATACCATGAGGGTTACATGTTTCCTTTACTAGTCACCGAACAGCTCGAGCTTTGGCCTGAAAAGAACTCTCGGCAAAGAGTATGG ATGACTGTCGAAGAAGCTAAAGAAGTTTGCGACGCTTCGTGGATGAAAGAAGCGCTAGACAGATTAGTTGATAGGCTAAGTGCATCCGGCTGA
- the LOC141679141 gene encoding nudix hydrolase 18, mitochondrial-like isoform X1, whose product MVCIVSRTGRHLQKYSKGRRLVVGCIPYRFKNGNHDIYDDDYELEVLVVSSQKGQKMMFPKGGWELDESVEEAASRESLEEAGVVGHVQVSNRTFLKCSGKLNGSYIIQHRINLNFNRDVIFMVQHELGTWCYKSKSRDIYHEGYMFPLLVTEQLELWPEKNSRQRVWMTVEEAKEVCDASWMKEALDRLVDRLSASG is encoded by the exons ATGGTGTGTATAGTTTCTCGCACAGGAAGGCATTTACAGAAATACAGCAAAGGTCGTCGTCTTGTTGTAGG ATGTATTCCGTACAGATTTAAAAACGGGAATCATGACATTTATGATGATGATTATGAATTAGAAGTCCTTGTAGTCAGTTCACAAAAAGGCCAAAAAATGATGTTCCCAAAG GGAGGTTGGGAACTTGATGAATCTGTAGAAGAAGCAGCATCTAGGGAATCCCTTGAAGAAGCCGGGGTTGTTGGCCATGTCCAAGTAAGTAACCGCACATTTTTGAAATGTTCGGGAAAATTAAATGGATCATATATTATTCAACATCGAATTAATCTTAATTTTAACCGGGACGTAATTTTTATGGTGCAGCATGAATTAGGGACATGGTGTTACAAAAGCAAAAGCCGCGACATATACCATGAGGGTTACATGTTTCCTTTACTAGTCACCGAACAGCTCGAGCTTTGGCCTGAAAAGAACTCTCGGCAAAGAGTATGG ATGACTGTCGAAGAAGCTAAAGAAGTTTGCGACGCTTCGTGGATGAAAGAAGCGCTAGACAGATTAGTTGATAGGCTAAGTGCATCCGGCTGA
- the LOC141680585 gene encoding 1-aminocyclopropane-1-carboxylate oxidase homolog 1-like, whose product IPQLCKQPLVYPITTIPRIFHHPPDTLPARKHDPKSRPDYKIPVIDLSGDRAAVIDQVRRASSTLGFFQIINHGVELSKINGLISAIKAFNEQPMEIKSQFYHREMGHGASFQTNFDLFQSRAASWRDTLQVRLAPISPDWNYVPEVCRNEVAAWEGEVIKVGDELLGLLSEGLGLDKNKLKEMTCLDARMMVNHYYPYCPQADLTVGITSHTDPGVVTLLVQNEVGGLQVKNGEDDWIDVEPVPGAFVINIGDILQIMSNDEYKSVQHRVLANPCQEPRVSVAVFLNPANRENIYGPIPEIVSSEKPPVFRNFSLTDFLTRFFTKELDGKSLINYYRL is encoded by the exons ATCCCTCAGCTCTGCAAGCAACCACTCGTGTACCCCATCACAACAATCCCTCGCATCTTTCACCACCCGCCCGACACATTACCCGCCCGGAAACACGACCCGAAAAGCCGACCCGATTACAAAATCCCCGTCATCGATCTCTCTGGCGATCGCGCCGCCGTGATTGATCAAGTCCGGCGAGCTTCGTCGACGCTAGGGTTTTTTCAGATAATTAATCATGGAGTTGAGTTATCGAAAATTAACGGTTTGATTTCGGCGATTAAAGCGTTTAATGAGCAGCCAATGGAGATTAAATCGCAGTTTTATCATCGAGAAATGGGGCACGGAGCGTCGTTTCAGACTAATTTTGATTTGTTTCAGTCTCGAGCTGCTAGCTGGCGCGATACTTTGCAG GTAAGGCTAGCACCGATATCCCCAGACTGGAATTATGTTCCAGAGGTTTGTCGGAATGAGGTGGCCGCGTGGGAGGGAGAAGTGATAAAAGTTGGTGATGAGTTATTGGGATTGTTGAGTGAAGGATTGGGGTTAGATAAAAATAAATTGAAAGAAATGACATGTCTGGATGCGAGAATGATGGTCAATCATTATTATCCATATTGCCCACAAGCGGATTTAACAGTTGGGATTACATCACATACAGATCCTGGAGTAGTGACTTTGTTAGTGCAGAATGAAGTAGGTGGTTTGCAGGTTAAAAATGGGGAAGATGATTGGATTGATGTGGAGCCCGTTCCTGGTGCATTCGTGATTAATATTGGTGATATTCTTCAG ATCATGTCCAATGATGAATACAAAAGCGTACAGCATCGAGTACTTGCCAACCCCTGTCAGGAGCCACGAGTTTCAGTTGCAGTTTTCTTAAACCCAGCAAATAGAGAAAACATATATGGACCAATACCAGAGATTGTATCCTCAGAGAAACCACCCGTTTTCCGAAATTTTTCACTGACAGACTTCCTGACACGATTCTTTACCAAGGAGTTGGATGGGAAGAGCTTGATCAATTACTACCGACTGTGA